In Musa acuminata AAA Group cultivar baxijiao chromosome BXJ3-11, Cavendish_Baxijiao_AAA, whole genome shotgun sequence, one DNA window encodes the following:
- the LOC103970615 gene encoding auxin-responsive protein SAUR66-like, producing the protein MLSPKKLIKMVRKWQKVAGLGRTRRRIMTGKPDDSAAAVAESCSAPLVASRGHVFVYTADGKRFMVPLKYLSSSILRELLRMSEEEFGLPTDGPITLACEAASMDYIIALLRGGITSDVEKAVLASIAGRRCTVSAVPREPHQHLILYGF; encoded by the coding sequence ATGCTGAGCCCAAAGAAGCTTATCAAGATGGTGAGGAAGTGGCAGAAGGTGGCTGGTTTGGGCAGAACCAGGAGAAGGATCATGACAGGGAAACCTGACGACAGTGCTGCTGCAGTGGCAGAGTCATGCAGTGCTCCTCTGGTTGCGAGCAGAGGTCATGTCTTCGTGTACACGGCCGATGGCAAGCGCTTCATGGTCCCCTTGAAGTACCTAAGCAGCAGTATCCTCAGGGAGCTGTTGAGGATGTCGGAGGAAGAGTTCGGGTTGCCAACCGACGGCCCGATAACATTGGCTTGCGAAGCTGCTTCCATGGACTACATCATTGCCTTGCTCCGAGGGGGAATCACGAGCGACGTGGAGAAAGCCGTGCTTGCCTCCATCGCCGGTCGTCGGTGCACGGTCTCTGCGGTTCCACGGGAACCCCATCAACACTTGATCCTCTACGGCTTCTGA
- the LOC135652341 gene encoding SKP1-like protein 1A, producing the protein MARTIKLRSSDGDVFEVEEAVAMESQTIKHVIEDDCADGGITLYNVTSDILVKVLEYCKKHVDAAVGSFIKVLGGVDKDLESWDAEFVNVDLATLVDISNAANYLNIEGLLDLTTQAIADNIKGKKPQEIREIFNIENEFTPEDEERVREENSWAFE; encoded by the exons ATGGCGAGGACGATCAAGCTGAGGAGCTCGGACGGGGACGTGTTCGAGGTGGAGGAGGCCGTGGCCATGGAGTCGCAGACCATCAAGCACGTGATCGAGGACGACTGCGCCGACGGCGGCATCACCCTCTACAACGTCACCTCCGATATCCTCGTCAAGGTGCTCGAGTACTGCAAGAAGCACGTCGATGCCGCCGTCGGGTCCTTCATCAAAGTCTTGGGGGGCGTCGACAAGGACCTCGAGTCCTGGGACGCTGAGTTCGTCAACGTCGACCTGGCGACCCTGGTCGACATCAGTAAT GCTGCAAACTATCTGAACATTGAAGGACTGCtggatctaactacccaagctatTGCCGACAATATCAAGGGGAAGAAGCCACAAGAGATCCGTGAGATCTTCAACATTGAAAATGAGTTCACGCCCGAGGACGAGGAACGGGTTCGGGAGGAGAACTCCTGGGCGTTCGAGTGA
- the LOC135653438 gene encoding enoyl-CoA hydratase 2, peroxisomal-like isoform X1: MTSSDRSAPAIDPDLVISHKFSETSFCYTERDAALYALGVGACAGDAVDEKELNYVYHRNGQKSIQVLPTFAALFPFAEGLGLEKVSGLQYDPRLLLHGQQYIEIFRPLPSSGSIVNKVAIAGLHDKGKATIIELETTSYLKESGEALCMNRSTIYLRGSGGFSSSSHPYSYKTYPDTQILHVSVPKHQPTVVYEDTIQQSQALLYRLSGDYNPLHADPMIAQAAGFARPILHGLCTLGFAVRAIIKCICNGEQTTVRNIFGRFLLHVYPGETLVTEMWLEGSRVIYQTKVKERNRAVLSGYVLLKHNSSL, encoded by the exons ATGACGAGTTCCGATCGCTCGGCGCCCGCCATCGATCCCGATCTGGTGATCTCTCACAAGTTCTCCGAG ACTTCGTTTTGCTATACTGAAAG AGATGCGGCGCTCTATGCTTTGGGGGTCGGAGCATGCGCTGGAGATGCAGTGGACGAGAAGGAGCTCAACTACGTTTACCATAGGAACGGGCAAAAGTCCATCCAG GTTTTGCCCACTTTTGCGGCTCTCTTTCCTTTTGCAGAAGGTCTTGGACTTGAAAAAGTTAGTGGACTGCA ATATGATCCTAGGCTTCTTTTGCATGGTCAACAATACATAGAAATCTTTCGGCCTCTACCTTCAAGTGGCTCT ATTGTAAATAAGGTAGCAATTGCTGGCTTGCATGACAAAG GCAAAGCGACTATTATTGAGCTTGAAACTACAAGTTATTTGAAAGAATCTGGTGAAGCATTGTGCATGAACAG AAGCACAATCTACTTGCGTGGTTCTGGAGGTTTTTCAAGCTCATCTCATCcatattcatataaaacctacccagATACTCAGATTTTACATGTTTCAGTTCCCAAACATCAACCTACTGTAGTATATGAAGATACTATCCAACAATCTCAG GCTCTGTTATATAGGTTATCAGGTGATTACAATCCTCTCCATGCAGACCCAATGATAGCACAGGCTGCAGG GTTTGCTCGCCCAATACTGCACGGCTTGTGTACCCTTGGATTTGCTGTCAGAGCCATCATAAAATGTATTTGCAATGGGGAACAGACGACGGTGAGAAACATCTTTGGTCGTTTTCTTTTACATGTATATCCTGGAGAAACTTTAGTGACAGAGATGTGGCTTGAAGGCTCAAG AGTCATATATCAGACTAAGGTGAAGGAGCGAAACCGAGCTGTCCTCTCTGGCTATGTGCTACTCAAGCACAACTCATCCTTGTGA
- the LOC135652394 gene encoding RNA pseudouridine synthase 2, chloroplastic-like isoform X2 yields MMTMLPLLPAAASSSSFSSLNLLRRNPNRSRVPPRALQCSSYPDLDPESPPPRGEIRVNHAGVRLEERIEVGAEKTRIDSWISSRIRGVSRARIQSSIRSGLVAVNGRTVNKVSHIIKGGDMVSCMISKLQPLKAEPEDMPLDIVYEDEHVLVVNKPAHMVVHPAPGNANGTLVNAILHHCRLPIRAFANNIQISDTEECSESSDSDTEEVCADQSSMEEVGVENYEALVRPGIVHRLDKGTSGLLVVAKDDHSHAHLAEQFKKHTIHRVYMSLTSGVPNPSYGRIEIPIARDSNNRIRMVAVSGLNNSRHARYAASRYKVIEDFMGGGAALVQWRLETGRTHQ; encoded by the exons ATGATGACGATGCTGCCGCTGCTTCCGGCTGCTgcgtcctcctcttctttctcctctctcAACCTTCTCCGTCGAAACCCTAACCGGTCTAGGGTTCCTCCCAGGGCTCTTCAATGCAGTTCTTATCCGGATCTGGACCCGGAGTCGCCTCCTCCTCGTGGTGAGATTAGAGTCAACCATGCCGGGGTGCGGCTGGAAGAGAGGATCGAGGTCGGAGCGGAGAAGACGAGGATCGATTCCTGGATCTCCTCTCGGATTCGAGGGGTCAGTCGAGCTCGGATTCAGTCGAGCATCCGCTCCGGCCTCGTCGCCGTCAATGGCCGAACCGTTAACAAG GTTTCCCATATTATCAAAGGAGGGGACATGGTTAGCTGCATGATCTCCAAGTTGCAACCTTTGAAGGCTGAACCAGAAGATATGCCTTTGGATATTGTATATGAAGATGAGCATGTTCTCGTTGTCAACAAACCTGCACATATG GTTGTTCACCCAGCCCCTGGAAATGCTAATGGGACACTAGTAAATGCTATTCTTCACCACTGTAGGCTTCCAATAAGAGCATTTGCAAACAATATCCAAATTTCTGACACTGAGGAATGTTCTGAATCATCTGACAGTGACACTGAAGAAGTTTGTGCTGATCAGTCTTCCATGGAAGAAGTGGGCGTAGAAAATTATGAGGCTCTTGTTCGTCCTGGTATTGTGCACAGATTGGACAAGGGGACAAGTGGACTTCTTGTTGTAGCCAAG GATGACCATTCCCATGCCCACCTAGCTGAGCAGTTCAAAAAACATACAATCCATAGAGTATACATGAGTCTTACTTCTGGAGTTCCTAATCCAAGTTATGGAAGGATAGAAATACCCATAGCTCGTGATTCTAACAACAGGATTCGGATGGTTGCTGTTTCTGGTTTGAATAACAGTAGACATGCTCGCTATGCTGCTAGTAG GTACAAGGTAATCGAGGATTTCATGGGTGGTGGGGCAGCTCTGGTGCAGTGGAGACTGGAAACAGGTCGCACTCATCAG TAG
- the LOC135653438 gene encoding enoyl-CoA hydratase 2, peroxisomal-like isoform X2 produces MRQDPASLGLLAFFLDAALYALGVGACAGDAVDEKELNYVYHRNGQKSIQVLPTFAALFPFAEGLGLEKVSGLQYDPRLLLHGQQYIEIFRPLPSSGSIVNKVAIAGLHDKGKATIIELETTSYLKESGEALCMNRSTIYLRGSGGFSSSSHPYSYKTYPDTQILHVSVPKHQPTVVYEDTIQQSQALLYRLSGDYNPLHADPMIAQAAGFARPILHGLCTLGFAVRAIIKCICNGEQTTVRNIFGRFLLHVYPGETLVTEMWLEGSRVIYQTKVKERNRAVLSGYVLLKHNSSL; encoded by the exons ATGCGTCAAGATCCGGCGTCTCTCGGCTTACTTGCCTTCTTCCT AGATGCGGCGCTCTATGCTTTGGGGGTCGGAGCATGCGCTGGAGATGCAGTGGACGAGAAGGAGCTCAACTACGTTTACCATAGGAACGGGCAAAAGTCCATCCAG GTTTTGCCCACTTTTGCGGCTCTCTTTCCTTTTGCAGAAGGTCTTGGACTTGAAAAAGTTAGTGGACTGCA ATATGATCCTAGGCTTCTTTTGCATGGTCAACAATACATAGAAATCTTTCGGCCTCTACCTTCAAGTGGCTCT ATTGTAAATAAGGTAGCAATTGCTGGCTTGCATGACAAAG GCAAAGCGACTATTATTGAGCTTGAAACTACAAGTTATTTGAAAGAATCTGGTGAAGCATTGTGCATGAACAG AAGCACAATCTACTTGCGTGGTTCTGGAGGTTTTTCAAGCTCATCTCATCcatattcatataaaacctacccagATACTCAGATTTTACATGTTTCAGTTCCCAAACATCAACCTACTGTAGTATATGAAGATACTATCCAACAATCTCAG GCTCTGTTATATAGGTTATCAGGTGATTACAATCCTCTCCATGCAGACCCAATGATAGCACAGGCTGCAGG GTTTGCTCGCCCAATACTGCACGGCTTGTGTACCCTTGGATTTGCTGTCAGAGCCATCATAAAATGTATTTGCAATGGGGAACAGACGACGGTGAGAAACATCTTTGGTCGTTTTCTTTTACATGTATATCCTGGAGAAACTTTAGTGACAGAGATGTGGCTTGAAGGCTCAAG AGTCATATATCAGACTAAGGTGAAGGAGCGAAACCGAGCTGTCCTCTCTGGCTATGTGCTACTCAAGCACAACTCATCCTTGTGA
- the LOC135652394 gene encoding RNA pseudouridine synthase 2, chloroplastic-like isoform X1, whose product MMTMLPLLPAAASSSSFSSLNLLRRNPNRSRVPPRALQCSSYPDLDPESPPPRGEIRVNHAGVRLEERIEVGAEKTRIDSWISSRIRGVSRARIQSSIRSGLVAVNGRTVNKVSHIIKGGDMVSCMISKLQPLKAEPEDMPLDIVYEDEHVLVVNKPAHMVVHPAPGNANGTLVNAILHHCRLPIRAFANNIQISDTEECSESSDSDTEEVCADQSSMEEVGVENYEALVRPGIVHRLDKGTSGLLVVAKDDHSHAHLAEQFKKHTIHRVYMSLTSGVPNPSYGRIEIPIARDSNNRIRMVAVSGLNNSRHARYAASRYKVIEDFMGGGAALVQWRLETGRTHQIRAHAKYLGIPLLGDEVYGGTKDMALSLLRPRTPPTYHGHLSNIISKLQRPCLHAFSIGFKHPHTGEFLQFSCPPPDDFSKVLDQLRSISDCCAKI is encoded by the exons ATGATGACGATGCTGCCGCTGCTTCCGGCTGCTgcgtcctcctcttctttctcctctctcAACCTTCTCCGTCGAAACCCTAACCGGTCTAGGGTTCCTCCCAGGGCTCTTCAATGCAGTTCTTATCCGGATCTGGACCCGGAGTCGCCTCCTCCTCGTGGTGAGATTAGAGTCAACCATGCCGGGGTGCGGCTGGAAGAGAGGATCGAGGTCGGAGCGGAGAAGACGAGGATCGATTCCTGGATCTCCTCTCGGATTCGAGGGGTCAGTCGAGCTCGGATTCAGTCGAGCATCCGCTCCGGCCTCGTCGCCGTCAATGGCCGAACCGTTAACAAG GTTTCCCATATTATCAAAGGAGGGGACATGGTTAGCTGCATGATCTCCAAGTTGCAACCTTTGAAGGCTGAACCAGAAGATATGCCTTTGGATATTGTATATGAAGATGAGCATGTTCTCGTTGTCAACAAACCTGCACATATG GTTGTTCACCCAGCCCCTGGAAATGCTAATGGGACACTAGTAAATGCTATTCTTCACCACTGTAGGCTTCCAATAAGAGCATTTGCAAACAATATCCAAATTTCTGACACTGAGGAATGTTCTGAATCATCTGACAGTGACACTGAAGAAGTTTGTGCTGATCAGTCTTCCATGGAAGAAGTGGGCGTAGAAAATTATGAGGCTCTTGTTCGTCCTGGTATTGTGCACAGATTGGACAAGGGGACAAGTGGACTTCTTGTTGTAGCCAAG GATGACCATTCCCATGCCCACCTAGCTGAGCAGTTCAAAAAACATACAATCCATAGAGTATACATGAGTCTTACTTCTGGAGTTCCTAATCCAAGTTATGGAAGGATAGAAATACCCATAGCTCGTGATTCTAACAACAGGATTCGGATGGTTGCTGTTTCTGGTTTGAATAACAGTAGACATGCTCGCTATGCTGCTAGTAG GTACAAGGTAATCGAGGATTTCATGGGTGGTGGGGCAGCTCTGGTGCAGTGGAGACTGGAAACAGGTCGCACTCATCAG ATCCGTGCGCATGCAAAGTACCTTGGAATTCCCCTGTTGGGCGACGAAGTGTATGGAGGTACGAAAGACATGGCTCTGTCACTTCTCAGACCAAGAACTCCTCCAACTTACCATGGCCACCTCTCAAACATAATATCGAAATTGCAAAGGCCATGCCTCCATGCTTTTTCAATAGG ATTTAAGCATCCTCACACAGGTGAATTCCTACAATTTTCATGCCCGCCACCTGATGATTTTTCCAAGGTATTGGATCAGCTCCGATCTATATCTGACTGTTGTGCAAAGATTTAG